The following proteins are encoded in a genomic region of Arachis ipaensis cultivar K30076 chromosome B02, Araip1.1, whole genome shotgun sequence:
- the LOC107625418 gene encoding probable calcium-binding protein CML49 (The sequence of the model RefSeq protein was modified relative to this genomic sequence to represent the inferred CDS: added 16 bases not found in genome assembly) translates to MSGYGYGYGAPPGGQPYGYGAPPGGQPQGHSAPPGGQPHGHSAPPGGQPHGHSTPPGSQPYGHSAPPGGQPYSAPPGGQPYGHSAPPGGQSYGHGGVATAYPASGGYGSPFAMLVPSTFPPGTDPSIVACFEMVDVDRSGQIDDRELQKALSSYNQSFSLRTVHLLMNMFTNTNIKKIGPKEFTSLFQSLQSWRATFERFDRDRSGRIDSNELREALLSLGYSLSPMLLELLISKYDKTDGRARAIEYDNFIECCLTVKGLTDKFKEKDTNLSGTANFTYESFMLTVLPFIIA, encoded by the exons ATGTCAGGTTACGGCTACGGCTACGGTGCTCCACCAGGCGGCCAGCCTTACGGCTATGGTGCCCCGCCGGGCGGCCAGCCTCAAGGCCACAGTGCTCCGCCAGGCGGCCAGCCTCACGGACACAGTGCTCCGCCGGGAGGCCAGCCTCACGGTCACAGTACCCCGCCTGGCAGCCAGCCCTACGGCCACAGTGCCCCGCCGGGAGGCCAGCCGTACAGTGCCCCGCCGGGGGGCCAGCCTTACGGCCACAGTGCCCCGCCGGGAGGCCAGTCTTACGGCCATGGCGGCGTTGCGACAGCATACCCGGCATCAGGGGGATACGGTAGCCCGTTCGCCATGCTGGTGCCGTCAACGTTCCCTCCCGGGACGGACCCGAGCATCGTGGCGTGTTTCGAGATGGTGGATGTTGACCGAAGCGGGCAGATCGACGACAGGGAGTTGCAGAAGGCTCTGTCTTCCTATAACCAGAGCTTCAGCTTGAGGACCGTACACCTCCTCATGAATATGTTCACCAACACCAACATCAAGAAAATCG ATCTCTCTTTCAGAGTCTTCAGAGCTGGAGG GCGACTTTTGAGAGATTTGATAGGGACAGGAGCGGAAGAATCGACTCGAATGAGTTGCGAGAGGCTTTACTGAGCTTGGGTTATTCTCTCTCTCCTATGTTGTTGGAATTGCTTATCTCCAAGTATGACAAAACTGATGGAAGAGCCAGGGCTATTGAATATGACAATTTCATTGA GTGTTGCCTTACTGTTAAG GGGCTAACTGACAAATTCAAGGAGAAGGATACTAACTTAAGTGGCACCGCAAATTTCACCTATGAGTCGTTTATGTTGACCGTCCTACCCTTCATAATCGCTTAG
- the LOC107627341 gene encoding uncharacterized protein LOC107627341 — MIKDLKKKFRLNMLGLIETKKSTVTKFEVVSFWGQDNVGWEYVESDGASGGLLLMWDEMCFKMNNCYKGDRWLSVEGIILKNNFYCAFFLVYGAHVRDEKLVVWEELSYTAGLCQVPCCFMGDFNEIIQAEERKGNASLSISAEEFKSWVQDMLLVDLPLTDRTFTWFRGWSCSRIDRVLVNLEWMEEFPEIRLRGGPRGLLDHCPMIVEDTSMRYGPRPFRSLDSWFTHEGFLRVVKEEWKGLGNLQLTDKLKALTIPLGKWHTDNFGDMDKKIMKFEEEIKKVDDMVSMGLYDGTVEARRKALVTCCEK, encoded by the coding sequence ATGATTAAGGACCTAAAGAAAAAATTTAGGCTAAATATGCTAGGCTTGATTGAAACAAAAAAGAGTACAGTCACAAAATTTGAGGTAGTAAGCTTCTGGGGGCAAGATAATGTTGGGTGGGAATATGTTGAGTCGGATGGTGCTTCAGGTGGTTTGCTGTTAATGTGGGACGAAATGTGTTTTAAAATGAATAATTGTTATAAAGGGGACAGATGGTTATCCGTAGAAGGGATCATTTTGAAGAACAATTTTTACTGTGCTTTTTTCTTGGTTTATGGTGCCCATGTTAGAGACGAAAAACTTGTTGTGTGGGAAGAGCTGAGTTACACAGCTGGTTTATGTCAAGTCCCTTGTTGTTTCATGGGAGACTTTAACGAAATTATACAGGCAGAGGAAAGAAAAGGTAATGCCAGCTTGTCCATTTCTGCTGAAGAGTTTAAGAGCTGGGTGCAAGATATGCTCTTGGTGGACTTACCGCTGACTGACCGGACGTTTACTTGGTTCAGAGGATGGTCTTGTAGCAGGATTGATAGAGTCCTGGTTAATCTAGAATGGATGGAGGAGTTCCCGGAGATTCGCTTGAGAGGAGGACCACGGGGTTTGTTAGATCACTGCCCGATGATAGTAGAGGATACTAGCATGAGATATGGTCCTAGACCGTTCCGGAGTCTTGACtcatggtttacacatgaaggtTTTCTAAGAGTGGTCAAGGAAGAATGGAAGGGGTTAGGGAATTTACAACTCACAGATAAATTGAAGGCCTTGACGATTCCTCTGGGAAAATGGCACACAGATAACTTTGGCGACATGGATAAGAAAATTATGAAGTTTGAGGAGGAAATTAAAAAGGTAGATGACATGGTAAGCATGGGACTATATGATGGAACAGTGGAGGCAAGAAGAAAGGCATTGGTGACTTGCTGTGAGAAGTAG